The following are encoded together in the Thalassomonas haliotis genome:
- a CDS encoding CHASE2 domain-containing protein, producing the protein MKWTFKKKLAFIAQLIPVVLLLVLDPFGLTSAFDNATSDALNRINSVDYSSAGQDEITVILIDEQYLSSNNTSWPISYREQAKIYRKILHYKPKALFLNIAFSHDRSTVDDPISKVFNTFKRYKKSHNTPIYLAEVESKYKNAPFEYLSAVEQSVINWQGFASKYPLQLNNNDTAALSLYREYCKKETSCELFENGDNALFAPLTVQWGSQISDSQSKEYDNSHCYKNNSNFSYLTDLIKGDLLWRFQERLFQKCPYTNTIMASSLIGNDKEANRFFKDLIKDKLVLIGTMIDSAPDLINSPVHGQVAGVYFHAMALDNLITYGEKYKRQPPDIIAKNIGVIDAIEMLFVIWVFALRYILAHGAHPTHTPKNTVQNKTAAYLWLSTFLMLAMMSYLSSNVLHYQMINWVGLTALAFSVMIYGINFNKFFEWFKGIIGNLKILIMALNNKLNNLEILKNNNKDLS; encoded by the coding sequence ATGAAATGGACGTTTAAAAAAAAGCTCGCTTTTATTGCTCAACTTATACCGGTGGTATTACTTCTGGTTTTAGATCCTTTTGGGTTAACCTCTGCATTTGATAACGCCACTTCTGATGCACTAAACCGTATTAATAGCGTTGACTATTCCAGTGCCGGGCAAGATGAAATTACAGTCATATTGATCGATGAACAATACCTGTCCTCCAACAACACTAGCTGGCCAATTAGTTATCGGGAACAGGCAAAAATTTATCGTAAAATATTGCACTATAAACCCAAGGCATTATTTTTAAACATTGCTTTTAGTCACGATCGCTCTACTGTTGATGACCCCATCAGTAAAGTTTTTAATACCTTTAAGCGCTATAAAAAAAGCCATAACACGCCTATTTACTTAGCTGAAGTAGAATCTAAGTACAAAAATGCTCCCTTTGAATATCTTTCCGCAGTAGAGCAAAGTGTTATTAACTGGCAGGGGTTTGCATCAAAATACCCCTTACAACTCAATAATAATGATACTGCTGCCCTATCTCTATACCGGGAATATTGTAAAAAAGAAACGAGTTGTGAGCTATTCGAGAATGGCGACAATGCTCTTTTCGCGCCTTTAACAGTGCAGTGGGGCAGTCAAATTTCGGATAGTCAATCAAAGGAATATGACAATAGCCATTGCTACAAAAATAATTCAAACTTTTCTTATTTGACTGACCTGATAAAAGGGGATTTATTGTGGCGCTTTCAAGAGCGGCTTTTTCAAAAATGTCCGTACACGAATACAATCATGGCATCGAGTTTAATTGGCAACGACAAGGAAGCTAACAGGTTTTTTAAAGACTTAATTAAAGACAAATTAGTACTGATTGGCACTATGATAGATAGTGCACCAGACTTAATTAATTCCCCGGTTCACGGACAAGTTGCTGGAGTCTATTTCCATGCGATGGCATTAGATAACCTGATCACTTACGGAGAAAAATACAAGAGACAACCACCCGATATTATTGCAAAAAACATAGGCGTCATTGATGCGATAGAAATGTTATTTGTCATTTGGGTCTTCGCCTTAAGGTATATTTTAGCGCATGGGGCCCACCCTACACATACACCTAAAAACACTGTTCAAAATAAAACAGCTGCCTACCTGTGGTTGTCTACATTTCTTATGCTCGCAATGATGAGTTACCTATCAAGTAATGTACTTCATTACCAAATGATTAATTGGGTAGGCCTGACGGCGCTGGCCTTCAGTGTCATGATCTATGGGATCAACTTCAACAAATTCTTTGAGTGGTTCAAAGGCATAATAGGGAACTTAAAAATCCTCATCATGGCACTCAACAATAAATTAAATAATCTCGAAATATTAAAAAATAACAATAAAGATCTCAGTTAA